The following DNA comes from Rhodopseudomonas boonkerdii.
CGCGGCCGGTGAATCCGAGCTTCTCGCTGGTCGTCGCCTTCACGGCCACGCGCGACACCGGCGCGCCGGAGATTTCGCTGATGCGCGTGCGCATCGCGTCGCGCAGCGGACCGATCTTCGGCCGCTCGCAGATCAGCGTCACTTCGAGATTGGCGATCTTGCCGCCACGCGCGGTGACGCGGCCGACAGCGTATTCCAGAAACTTGTCGGACGCTGCCCCCTTCCATTGCGGATCGCTCGGCGGGAAGTGCGAGCCGATATCCCCGTCAGCCAGCGCGCCGAGGATCGCATCCACCAGCGCATGCAGGCCGACATCGCCGTCGGAGTGAGCAAGGAAGCCGCGCGTATGCGGCACGCGGACGCCGCAGATCATCAGGTGATCGCCATCGCCGAACGCGTGCACGTCATAGCCCGTGCCCATGCGTATATCACCGAGCGAGGCGGCAAGGCGGGCTTCTTCGCGGGAAAAATCTTCGGGAGTCGTAAGCTTCATATTTGCAGGATCGCCTTCAAAGGTCGCCACGGTCAATCCCGCCCATTCGGCGAGCGCGGCATCGTCGGTGAAATCGTCACGTCCCTCAGCTGCGGCACGACGATGCGCCGCGAGGATGACATCGAAACGAAAGGCTTGTGGCGTCTGTGCGATGCGCAGCTTCGCACGTTCCGGCGTCGCTTCCACATGGCCGTCGCCGTTTACGACCTTGATCGTATCGACCACCGGCGCTGTGGGTACCGCAGCCCCAGTGATCTGGGCGGCGGCAATCGCGCGTTCGATAACACCGGCGGTGACGAACGGTCGGGCCGCGTCATGAATCAGCACAATGTCCGGCGCCAGGTCGGCCAGCGCTTCGAGGCCAGCATGGACGGATGCCTGGCGAGTCGCGCCGCCATTGGCGGGAGGCCGATACTCAAGACCTGAGACCGCCTCGTTGAACAGGGCGACATCGTCGGGGTTGGTAATCGGTTGTACCGCGAACACCTGTGAATGCCCGCAAAACGGCTCCATGGCGCGGGCAATCACCGGACGACCGCCGATGGTGCGATACTGCTTCGGACCGCCACCTCCGGCGCGCAATCCGCGGCCGGCGGCGACGATGATGGCAGCGGTTTTCGGTGATTTTGTCATCAGACTCAGGTGATTAAGGGGTAAGCGTTTGTCGCACAGCCCTTAGCACCGGCCATGCCGAAAAACAGTAGGTTTGGGTGGGCATGACGCATAAACGTGCATTGCTGCGCTGCACTTGCAAAGTTGTTGGCTTTGGCTAATGTGTAGGCATGACGATTGACTGCACAACAAATGTGCGCATACTGCGCTCGGTCGCCGCAACGCTGCGGGGACGAGCATCATGAGCAGGCCTGTGAAGCCGGACGCATCATACAGCAAGCGATTGAAGATTGGTGAGGTGGAAATCGCCAACCGGGTCGTTCTTGCGCCGATGTCAGGCGTTACGGATGCCCCGTTTCGCCGCCTGACCGCCGAGCTTGGCGCCGGCCTCGTGGTTTCTGAAATGACCGCCAGTGACGATCTGGTCAATGGCCGCCCGATGTCGGTACTCCGCTGCGAGGCCACCGGGATCGGCCCGCATGTGGTCCAGCTCGCCGGATGCGAGGCGCATTGGATGGCTGAAGGGGCCCGCATTGCCGAGGGCGGCGGGGCCGATGTCATCGACATCAATATGGGCTGCCCGGCGCGGCATGTGACCGGTGGTCAGTCCGGTTCGGCGCTGATGCGCGATCTCGATCATGCACTGAAGCTGATCGAAGCCACCATCTCAGCGGTCAAAGTCCCCGTGACGCTGAAGATGCGCCTCGGCTGGGACGATCGCTCGATGAATGCTCCTGAACTCGCGCGCCGTGCGGAGGAGGCGGGTGTACAGCTCATCACCGTGCACGGCCGCACGCGCTGCCAGTTCTACAAGGGGGACGCCAATTGGGACGCCGTGCGTCCGGTGAAGGACGCGGTGAGCGTTCCGGTCGTCGTCAATGGCGACATCACCTCCTACGACAAGGCCGTCTGCGCATTGGAGGCCTCCGGTGCCGATGCGGTGATGGTGGGCCGCGGCGCCTATGGGCAGCCCTGGCTGCCCGGACAGATCGGTCGCCAGCTCCAGACCGGCGTTGCGGAAACAGCGCCGACTCTCCAGCAGCAACTCGGTTACATCTGCGCGCTCTACGATCACATCTGTCGTCACTACGGTTTGCGCATAGGCCTTCGCCATGCGCGGAAACATCTCGGCTGGGCGCTCGATGCAGCCGCCGCCACCTCAGGTGCCTCGGTTGAAAAGCTGAAGCTTTGGCGTCGGGCTATCCTTACCTCTGAAGATCCGATCGGTGTTCAGCGTGCCTTGAACGAGGCTTTCGACGATTTCGCATGGAGTGCCGCCGCATGAGCGCCGCAGAGTATCGCCGCCCGGCTCCGGCCGACAGTGAGGCCATTCTCAATGCACTGCCGCACCCGATCATCGTGATCGCGCCGGACGGCAAGATCGTCGATGCCAACATGGCGGCGGAATCTTTTTTCGACATTTCCGCCCAGTTCCTGCGCCGGCAATCTCTGAAAGAGCTGGTGCCGTTCGGCAGCCCCCTGCTGGCGCTGATCGATCAGGTTCGAACAGCCAATTCGCCGGTGAACGAATACAAGGTCGATCTTGGTACGCCGCGCATCGGTGGCGATCGCCAGGTCGATCTGCATGTGGCTCCGCTCACCGAGCGGCCCGGTCATATCGTTGTCATGCTGCAGGAACGGACCATCGCCGACAAGATGGATCGCCAGCTCACCCATCGCAGCGCCGCACGTTCGGTGATCGCACTTGCCGCCATGCTGGCGCATGAGATCAAAAATCCGCTCTCGGGCATCCGCGGCGCGGCGCAACTGCTTGAACAACAGGCTTCCACCGAAGACCGCATGCTGACGCGACTGATCACCGACGAGGCGGATCGTATCGTCACCTTGGTGGATCGCATGGAAGTGTTCGGTGACGAGCGCCCGGTGGCGCGCGGACCGGTCAACATCCACTCCGTGCTGGATCACGTGAAGCGCCTCGCGCAGTCCGGGTTCGCGCGAAATATTCGTTTCATCGAGGATTACGATCCCTCGTTGCCGCCGGTGCTCGCCAACCAGGATCAACTGATCCAGGTCTTCCTCAACCTGGTGAAGAACGCTGCCGAAGCCATTGTCGATCTCGGCTCCGACGGCGAGATCCAGTTGACCACCGCATTCCGTCCCGGCGTACGCCTCTCGGTGCCCGGCAAGAAGTCACGCGTGTCGTTGCCGCTGGAATTCTGCGTGAAGGACAACGGCCCCGGCGTTCCCGAAGATCTGCTGCCGAATCTGTTCGATCCCTTCGTCACAACCAAACCGACCGGAAGCGGCCTGGGTCTTGCATTGGTGGCGAAGATCATTGGCGATCACGGCGGGATCATCGAGTGTGAATCCCAACCACGAAAGACGACCTTCCGCGTGCTGCTGCCGATGTTCAATCCAGCAAAGACCTTAGACCCGGGCAGTGACGATGAGAGCGCATCGTCCGGCTCGCAGAATTAAGACGAGGACTAACGATGCCTGCAGGAAGTATTCTGGTTGCGGATGACGATACGGCGATCCGCACGGTCCTCAATCAGGCGCTGTCGCGCGCGGGATACGAGGTGCGCCTTACCGGCAACGCCGCCACGCTGTGGCGCTGGGTGAGTCAGGGCGAGGGCGATCTCGTCATCACCGACGTGGTGATGCCGGACGAGAACGCGTTCGATCTGCTCCCGCGTATCAAGAAGATGCGGCCCAATCTGCCCGTCATCGTCATGAGCGCGCAGAATACCTTCATGACCGCCATCCGCGCGTCGGAGCGGGGCGCCTATGAATATCTGCCGAAACCGTTCGACCTGAAGGAACTGATCGCCATCGTCGGCCGCGCGCTCGCCGAACCAAAGGAACGCGTCGCCAGCAATGACGACGATGGCGAGTTCGACTCGATCCCGCTGGTTGGCCGTTCGCCGGCAATGCAGGAAATCTACCGCGTTCTCGCCCGCCTGATGCAGACCGACCTCACGGTGATGATTTCCGGCGAGTCCGGCACCGGCAAGGAGCTTGTCGCCCGCGCGCTGCACGACTACGGCAAGCGTCGCAACGGCCCCTTCGTTGCGGTCAATATGGCGGCGATCCCGCGCGACCTCATCGAGTCCGAGCTGTTCGGTCACGAGCGCGGCGCGTTCACCGGCGCCAATGCCCGTGCTACCGGCCGGTTCGAACAGGCTGAAGGCGGCACGCTGTTTCTCGACGAAATCGGCGACATGCCGATGGAGGCGCAGACGCGTCTTCTCCGCGTGCTGCAGCAGGGCGAATACACCACGGTCGGCGGTCGGACCCCGATCAAGACCGACGTCCGCATCGTTGCCGCGTCGAACAAGGACCTGCGCATCCTGATCCAGCAGGGGCTGTTCCGCGAAGACCTGTTCTTCCGCCTCAACGTCGTGCCGCTGCGTCTGCCGCCGCTGCGCGAGCGCATCGAGGATCTGCCGGACCTGATCCGTCATTTCTTCGCGCTGGCCGAGAAGGATGGCCTGCCGCCCAAGAAGCTCGACGCCCTCGCGCTCGAACGCATGAAGCAGCATCGCTGGCCGGGCAATGTCCGCGAACTCGAGAACCTCGCTCGCCGTCTGGCCGCGCTCTATCCGCAGGACGTCATCACCGGTCCGGTCATCGATGGCGAGCTTGCGCCGCCCGCTGTGGTCTCGGGTGGTAACGCGCCGACCACCGTGGATAACCTGGGTGGAGCCGTGGAGGTCTATCTGTCCTCGCACTTCTCCAGCTTCCCGAACGGCGTGCCGCCACCGGGTCTCTATCACCGCATCCTGCGCGAGATCGAAGTGCCGCTGCTCACTGCCGCGCTGGCGGCCACCCGCGGCAACCAGATCCGCGCCGCCGATCTGCTCGGCCTCAACCGCAACACGCTGCGAAAGAAGATTCGGGATCTCGATATCCAAGTCTATCGGACGGGGGGGTAGCAAAGCTCTCCGGCCCTCATCTTGAGGAGCCGCGCAGCGGCATCTCGAGGATGGCTGCGGGCTCAGGAGCTCGGCCATCTTCATGGCTGGAGACAGCGCTCCGCGCCTCTTCACCATGGGGCGGAGGTTGGTGGCACCAAAATCTGCCGGCGAGACACCCGATCAAACCCATTCTCGACTTTTCACTGCTGAAACGGTGAATTTATCCGACTTGCGCAATCCGCGGCTGTTCTACGCCGCGGATTTGTCGTAATTGGGCAACATTGTTGTATGATTGCATCACTGCGCGGCAGGTACCACCCGAGCCCGTGCAATCGCGGCTTGCTCAGCAAAATCCCGGAATGACGAACGCAGAGACGTCGGCTCCAGTCTTCGAACCATCGGTATTCGAGTCGCGCAGACCTCTGCGCCGGCTGTTCGTGCCCGTGGCCGTGGGAATGGCGCTGCTGTCGGCCTGCCTTACCTTCCTCGTCCTCAACGGCCTGACGCCGATCGCTCCGACCCACCTGGTGGTCGTCTCCTTCCTGCTGATCAACGCCGCCACCGTCTTGCTGCTGGTGCTGATCATCGCTCGGGAAATCTGGAAAGTCGTGCAGGCGCGGCGCCGGGGCAGGGCGGCTGCCCGCCTGCATGTCCAGATCGTCAGCCTGTTCTCGGTCATTGCCGTCCTCCCGGCTGTGCTGGTCTCGATCGTCGCCAATGTCACCCTGGACCGCGGCCTCGACCGGCTGTTCTCCGGCCCGACCAAGGCCGTCATTGGTAATTCCATGACGGTGGCGCGCGCCTATGTGAACGAGCACGCGCAACTCATCGGCGGTGACATTCTCGGCATGGCCGATGATCTCGCCCGCATCCAGCCGCTGTTCTATCAGGACCGCGGTACCTTCCGCTCGCTGATGCTGGCCAATGCCAAGGCGCGCAACCTTCCTGGCGCGATGCTGATTGACAAGGATCGCAACGTCATCGAGCCCGATCTGCCCGGGGTGAGGCCGGAATTCGAGCCGCCGCCCGCAGACTTTCTGGTCAATGTCGGCAATAGCGAGCCGGCGATTACCATCATCCCCGATGGCAATTATGTCGCTGCCGTCATCAAGCTGCGCGCGTTCGAGAACATGTATCTCTATGTCGCGCGCAAACTCGATCCGCGCGTGGTCGCACAGATGGCGCAGACCCAGGCCAGCGTAGCCGACTATACCGAGCTGGAATCCCGTCGCCTCGGCATCCAGATCGCCTTCGGCCTGATGTTCACCGTCATCGCATTGACGGTGCTGATGTCCGCGGTGCTGATCGGCCTCAATTTCTCGAACTGGCTGGTGGCCCCGATCCGCCGTCTGGTCAGCGCGGCCAATATGGTCTCCACGGGCGACCTCCATGTGCAGGTGCCGGTGATCCAGTCGGAAGGCGATCTCGCGCATCTCGGCGAGACGTTCAACAAGATGACCTCCGAGCTGCGCAGCCAGCGCGACGAACTCGTTTCGGCGTCCGATGTCATCGACAGCCGCCGTCGTTTCATCGAGGCGGTGCTGTCTTCCGCCAGTGCCGGCATCATCGGCGTCGATGGCTCAAATGTTATCGGCATTCTCAACCGCTCGGCGGAGAAGCTGGTCGGCCACTCGGAGTCCGAAGTCCTCGGCCATCCCCTGCACGAGATCATTCCCGAGCTCGACGAACTCATGCAGAATGCCCGAGAGAGTTCGCAGCGGCTGGTACAGGGACAGATCACCATCGATCGCGAGGGGCGCGAGCGCAATCTGTCGGTTCGCATCTCGGCCGAACAGACCAGCCAATCACGCGACAGCTACATCATTACCCTCGACGATATCACGGAACTCGTTTCTGCGCAGCGCACCTCGGCCTGGGCCGACGTCGCGCGCCGTATCGCGCATGAGATCAAGAACCCGCTGACGCCGATCCAGCTTTCGGCCGAACGCATCAAGCGCAAGTTCGGCAAGGTCATCACCGATGACAAACAGATCTTCGAGCAGTGCACCGACACCATCGTGCGTCAGGTCGAGGACATTCGTCGCATGGTGGATGAATTCTCGCGCTTTGCCCGTATGCCAAAGCCAGTGATCGAAGGCGAGGACGTTGCCGACACGGTGCGTCAGGCCGTGTTCCTGATGCGCGTCGGTCATCCGGAACTCGATATCAATGCCGAGATCAAGGAAGAGCCGCTGAAGGCACAGTTCGATCGTCGTCTGATCTCGCAAGCTCTTACCAACATCATCAAGAATGCGACCGAGGCTATCGAAGCAGTGCCTTCGGAAGAGCTCGGCAAAGGCCGCATTGATGTCACAGCGTTCAGCGAGAATGGCCAGATCGTGATCGACGTGGTCGATAATGGCATCGGTTTGCCGACCACCAATCGTTCGCGTCTGCTCGAGCCCTATGTAACGACACGCGAGAAAGGCACGGGCCTGGGCCTCGCCATTGTCGGCAAGGTGCTCGAGGACCACGGTGGCGGCATCGAACTTGGCGATGCATCCGCTATCCGGCCTGGCCAGCGCGGCGCCTGGATGCGGCTGCGTTTCGCTATCGCCGGACACAAGCCCGATATGGAGAAGGGCGACGCGAAAGCAGCGCTCGCTAAAGATTCGAAGATCGAAGCCGTCACCGGCAGTTGACCATAAGAAACGTGACCAGGATTTTTTGACCCATGGCAAATGATATTCTGATCGTCGACGACGAAGCCGACATTCGTGATCTCGTTGCAGGCATTCTGGAGGATGAGGGTTTCACGACGCGGACTGCGCGCGACAGCGACAGTGCGCTCAATGAAATCTCCAACCGGCGTCCCAATCTCGTCTTTCTCGACATCTGGCTGCAGGGCAGCAAGCTCGATGGTTTGCAACTGCTCGAGCAGGTGAAGAAGGACAATCCGGATCTGCCGGTGGTGATGATCTCTGGTCACGGCAATATCGAAACCGCCGTCGCTGCCATCAAGCGCGGCGCCTATGACTTCATCGAGAAGCCATTCAAGGCGGATCGCCTGATCCTTGTCGCGACGCGCGCGCTGGAGACTTCGCGTCTCAAACGCGAGGTCCGCGAGCTCAAGCAGATGGCGCCGATCGCCAGCAAGCTCACCGGCCGTTCCGCGGCGATGAACCAGCTCCGCCAGACCATCGACCGCGCCGCCAAGGCCAACAGCCGCATCCTTATCGTCGGTCCCTCCGGCGCCGGCAAGGAGCTCGCAGCACGCACGCTGCACGCCTCGTCGTCCCGCGCCAATGGTCCCTTCGTGGTGATCAATGCTGCGGCCATCACGCCGGAACGCATGGAGCTGGAGCTGTTCGGCACCGAACAGAGCAATGGCGAGCAGCAGCGCAAGGCCGGCGCGCTTGAGGAGGCCCATGGCGGCACGCTGTTTATCGACGAGATCGGCGATCTCCCGCGCGAGACCCAGAACAAGATTCTTCGCGTGCTTGTCGATCAAACCTTTATGCGGGCAGGGGGCACGACCAAA
Coding sequences within:
- a CDS encoding bifunctional 2-C-methyl-D-erythritol 4-phosphate cytidylyltransferase/2-C-methyl-D-erythritol 2,4-cyclodiphosphate synthase gives rise to the protein MTKSPKTAAIIVAAGRGLRAGGGGPKQYRTIGGRPVIARAMEPFCGHSQVFAVQPITNPDDVALFNEAVSGLEYRPPANGGATRQASVHAGLEALADLAPDIVLIHDAARPFVTAGVIERAIAAAQITGAAVPTAPVVDTIKVVNGDGHVEATPERAKLRIAQTPQAFRFDVILAAHRRAAAEGRDDFTDDAALAEWAGLTVATFEGDPANMKLTTPEDFSREEARLAASLGDIRMGTGYDVHAFGDGDHLMICGVRVPHTRGFLAHSDGDVGLHALVDAILGALADGDIGSHFPPSDPQWKGAASDKFLEYAVGRVTARGGKIANLEVTLICERPKIGPLRDAMRTRISEISGAPVSRVAVKATTSEKLGFTGREEGIAATAAATIRLPWVD
- the dusB gene encoding tRNA dihydrouridine synthase DusB, with the translated sequence MSRPVKPDASYSKRLKIGEVEIANRVVLAPMSGVTDAPFRRLTAELGAGLVVSEMTASDDLVNGRPMSVLRCEATGIGPHVVQLAGCEAHWMAEGARIAEGGGADVIDINMGCPARHVTGGQSGSALMRDLDHALKLIEATISAVKVPVTLKMRLGWDDRSMNAPELARRAEEAGVQLITVHGRTRCQFYKGDANWDAVRPVKDAVSVPVVVNGDITSYDKAVCALEASGADAVMVGRGAYGQPWLPGQIGRQLQTGVAETAPTLQQQLGYICALYDHICRHYGLRIGLRHARKHLGWALDAAAATSGASVEKLKLWRRAILTSEDPIGVQRALNEAFDDFAWSAAA
- a CDS encoding two-component system sensor histidine kinase NtrB — translated: MSAAEYRRPAPADSEAILNALPHPIIVIAPDGKIVDANMAAESFFDISAQFLRRQSLKELVPFGSPLLALIDQVRTANSPVNEYKVDLGTPRIGGDRQVDLHVAPLTERPGHIVVMLQERTIADKMDRQLTHRSAARSVIALAAMLAHEIKNPLSGIRGAAQLLEQQASTEDRMLTRLITDEADRIVTLVDRMEVFGDERPVARGPVNIHSVLDHVKRLAQSGFARNIRFIEDYDPSLPPVLANQDQLIQVFLNLVKNAAEAIVDLGSDGEIQLTTAFRPGVRLSVPGKKSRVSLPLEFCVKDNGPGVPEDLLPNLFDPFVTTKPTGSGLGLALVAKIIGDHGGIIECESQPRKTTFRVLLPMFNPAKTLDPGSDDESASSGSQN
- the ntrC gene encoding nitrogen regulation protein NR(I), whose amino-acid sequence is MPAGSILVADDDTAIRTVLNQALSRAGYEVRLTGNAATLWRWVSQGEGDLVITDVVMPDENAFDLLPRIKKMRPNLPVIVMSAQNTFMTAIRASERGAYEYLPKPFDLKELIAIVGRALAEPKERVASNDDDGEFDSIPLVGRSPAMQEIYRVLARLMQTDLTVMISGESGTGKELVARALHDYGKRRNGPFVAVNMAAIPRDLIESELFGHERGAFTGANARATGRFEQAEGGTLFLDEIGDMPMEAQTRLLRVLQQGEYTTVGGRTPIKTDVRIVAASNKDLRILIQQGLFREDLFFRLNVVPLRLPPLRERIEDLPDLIRHFFALAEKDGLPPKKLDALALERMKQHRWPGNVRELENLARRLAALYPQDVITGPVIDGELAPPAVVSGGNAPTTVDNLGGAVEVYLSSHFSSFPNGVPPPGLYHRILREIEVPLLTAALAATRGNQIRAADLLGLNRNTLRKKIRDLDIQVYRTGG
- a CDS encoding sensor histidine kinase NtrY-like, coding for MTNAETSAPVFEPSVFESRRPLRRLFVPVAVGMALLSACLTFLVLNGLTPIAPTHLVVVSFLLINAATVLLLVLIIAREIWKVVQARRRGRAAARLHVQIVSLFSVIAVLPAVLVSIVANVTLDRGLDRLFSGPTKAVIGNSMTVARAYVNEHAQLIGGDILGMADDLARIQPLFYQDRGTFRSLMLANAKARNLPGAMLIDKDRNVIEPDLPGVRPEFEPPPADFLVNVGNSEPAITIIPDGNYVAAVIKLRAFENMYLYVARKLDPRVVAQMAQTQASVADYTELESRRLGIQIAFGLMFTVIALTVLMSAVLIGLNFSNWLVAPIRRLVSAANMVSTGDLHVQVPVIQSEGDLAHLGETFNKMTSELRSQRDELVSASDVIDSRRRFIEAVLSSASAGIIGVDGSNVIGILNRSAEKLVGHSESEVLGHPLHEIIPELDELMQNARESSQRLVQGQITIDREGRERNLSVRISAEQTSQSRDSYIITLDDITELVSAQRTSAWADVARRIAHEIKNPLTPIQLSAERIKRKFGKVITDDKQIFEQCTDTIVRQVEDIRRMVDEFSRFARMPKPVIEGEDVADTVRQAVFLMRVGHPELDINAEIKEEPLKAQFDRRLISQALTNIIKNATEAIEAVPSEELGKGRIDVTAFSENGQIVIDVVDNGIGLPTTNRSRLLEPYVTTREKGTGLGLAIVGKVLEDHGGGIELGDASAIRPGQRGAWMRLRFAIAGHKPDMEKGDAKAALAKDSKIEAVTGS
- a CDS encoding sigma-54-dependent transcriptional regulator, translating into MANDILIVDDEADIRDLVAGILEDEGFTTRTARDSDSALNEISNRRPNLVFLDIWLQGSKLDGLQLLEQVKKDNPDLPVVMISGHGNIETAVAAIKRGAYDFIEKPFKADRLILVATRALETSRLKREVRELKQMAPIASKLTGRSAAMNQLRQTIDRAAKANSRILIVGPSGAGKELAARTLHASSSRANGPFVVINAAAITPERMELELFGTEQSNGEQQRKAGALEEAHGGTLFIDEIGDLPRETQNKILRVLVDQTFMRAGGTTKVSVDVRIISSTARNLEEEIAAGTFREDLYHRLSVVPIRVPPLSEHREDIPELIEFFMEQISANTGLPKRQIGQDAMAVLQSHVWPGNVRQLRNNVERVMILAGGGPEVIITADMLPQDVGSMVPSMPTSNNGEHIMGLPLREAREVFERDYLIAQISRFSGNISRTAEFVGMERSALHRKLKALGVG